Proteins from a single region of Starkeya sp. ORNL1:
- a CDS encoding ABC transporter substrate-binding protein, giving the protein MLSLPSRRRLAAALAFTLFALPAGAVEPIRIGELNSYKAQPAFLDPYRKGMELAVEEINAAGGVNGRPLELISRDDGGNPGDAIRVAEDLVTREKVDLIAGTFLSHIGLAVSGYAANRKVFFLAAEPLTDKITWEDGNRYTFRLRASTYMQVAMLLPEAIAANKKRWAIVYPNYEYGQSAAETFKAKLKAAQPDVEFVAEQATPLGKLDAGPVVQAIADAKPDAIFNVEFGPDLAKFVREATTRGALDGVFVVSLLSGEPEYLDPLKDETPQGWVVTGYPWQSIATPEHQAFLDAYRKKYDDYPRLGSVVGYTTIKSAAAGIAKAGSTDTEKLVEAFKGLKLTGPFGPFEYRASDHQATMGAFVGKLGLKDGAGIMIDAKYVDGASVLPSDAEVSKLRPAD; this is encoded by the coding sequence ATGCTGTCCCTTCCCTCCAGGCGCCGTCTTGCCGCGGCACTGGCGTTCACCTTGTTCGCGCTGCCGGCCGGCGCCGTCGAGCCGATCCGCATCGGCGAGCTGAACAGCTACAAGGCGCAGCCGGCCTTCCTGGACCCATACCGAAAAGGCATGGAACTGGCGGTCGAGGAGATCAATGCTGCGGGCGGCGTCAATGGGCGGCCGCTGGAGCTGATCTCGCGCGATGACGGCGGCAATCCGGGCGATGCCATCCGCGTCGCCGAGGATCTGGTGACGCGCGAGAAGGTCGACCTGATCGCCGGCACCTTCCTCTCCCATATCGGTCTCGCGGTCTCCGGCTATGCCGCCAATCGCAAGGTGTTCTTCCTCGCCGCCGAGCCGCTGACCGACAAGATCACCTGGGAGGACGGCAATCGCTACACCTTCCGGCTGCGCGCCTCGACCTATATGCAGGTGGCGATGCTGCTGCCCGAGGCCATCGCCGCCAACAAGAAGCGCTGGGCGATCGTCTATCCGAACTATGAATATGGCCAGTCGGCCGCCGAGACCTTCAAGGCCAAGCTGAAGGCGGCGCAGCCCGATGTCGAGTTCGTTGCCGAGCAGGCGACCCCGCTCGGCAAGCTCGATGCCGGCCCGGTGGTGCAGGCCATCGCCGACGCCAAGCCGGACGCCATCTTCAATGTCGAGTTCGGGCCGGACCTCGCCAAGTTCGTGCGCGAGGCGACGACCCGCGGCGCGCTCGACGGCGTCTTTGTCGTCAGTCTGCTGTCCGGCGAGCCGGAATATCTCGACCCGCTGAAGGACGAGACGCCGCAAGGCTGGGTGGTCACCGGCTATCCCTGGCAGTCGATCGCGACACCCGAGCACCAGGCCTTCCTCGACGCCTACCGGAAGAAATATGACGACTATCCGCGGCTCGGCTCCGTGGTCGGCTACACCACCATCAAGTCCGCCGCCGCCGGCATCGCCAAGGCCGGCAGCACCGACACCGAGAAACTGGTCGAGGCCTTCAAGGGGCTGAAACTTACCGGGCCATTCGGACCGTTCGAGTACCGCGCCAGCGACCACCAGGCGACCATGGGTGCCTTTGTCGGCAAGCTCGGCCTGAAGGACGGCGCCGGCATCATGATCGATGCCAAATATGTCGACGGGGCGAGCGTGCTACCTTCCGACGCCGAGGTATCAAAGCTGCGACCGGCGGATTGA
- a CDS encoding L,D-transpeptidase produces the protein MLLPRLCAAALLAVLASPAGAQIYPNGGYPDFARPGYGYVPLAPAPRADLGGGFIEYMVTGRESRRRVDPANTDPNAYGLPRSAYQRAWREQDSGREQDRAATGWQPRSGYAYPPDAGSGRRVVAVPRNGYEAAAYSPGGETYKPEPQAIDGHQRREVVSYMTDAAPGSIVIDTGERYLYLVMEGGKAMRYGVGVGKEGFEWSGTEKISRKREWPDWRPPEEMLARRPDLPRYMPGGPDNPLGARAMYLGDTLYRIHGSNEPDTIGRAVSSGCIRMRNEDVMDLYERVPVGTTVRVI, from the coding sequence ATGCTTCTTCCTCGCCTTTGCGCAGCCGCGCTGCTCGCCGTGCTGGCTTCTCCCGCCGGCGCCCAGATCTATCCGAACGGCGGCTATCCGGATTTCGCCCGGCCCGGCTATGGCTATGTCCCGCTGGCACCCGCGCCCCGCGCCGATCTCGGCGGCGGCTTCATCGAATATATGGTGACCGGCCGCGAGTCGCGCCGGCGCGTCGATCCCGCCAACACCGATCCCAACGCCTATGGGCTGCCGCGCTCCGCCTATCAGCGCGCATGGCGGGAGCAGGATTCCGGGCGCGAGCAGGATCGCGCCGCCACCGGCTGGCAGCCGCGCTCGGGCTATGCCTATCCGCCGGATGCCGGAAGCGGCCGCCGCGTCGTCGCGGTGCCGCGCAACGGCTATGAGGCCGCGGCCTATTCGCCGGGCGGGGAGACCTACAAGCCCGAGCCGCAAGCGATCGACGGCCATCAGCGCCGCGAGGTGGTGAGCTACATGACCGACGCCGCGCCCGGTTCGATCGTCATCGATACCGGCGAGCGCTACCTCTATCTGGTGATGGAGGGCGGCAAGGCCATGCGCTACGGCGTCGGCGTCGGCAAGGAAGGCTTCGAGTGGAGCGGCACCGAGAAGATCAGCCGCAAGCGCGAATGGCCGGACTGGCGCCCACCGGAGGAGATGCTGGCGCGCCGCCCCGATCTGCCGCGCTATATGCCGGGCGGGCCGGACAACCCGCTTGGCGCGCGCGCCATGTATCTTGGCGACACGCTGTACCGCATCCACGGCTCCAACGAGCCGGATACCATTGGCCGGGCGGTTTCCTCCGGCTGCATCCGCATGCGCAATGAGGACGTCATGGACCTCTATGAGCGGGTGCCGGTGGGCACCACGGTGCGGGTGATCTGA
- a CDS encoding GNAT family N-acetyltransferase translates to MTDLTIRPATDADGDGLAVLISGCFAEYEGCLFDRAAEFPELDAIATHFQDKGGAIWVAEHDGGIVGSIACAPTEDAGTVELFKLYVAREMRGRGLARALLDHVLGFARERSASAVRLFTDTRFLDAHRFYERHGFQRLPGSRPLNDISNSFEYPYRLSLPGAR, encoded by the coding sequence GTGACCGACCTGACGATACGCCCAGCCACCGATGCCGACGGTGACGGGCTTGCCGTGCTCATTTCAGGCTGCTTTGCCGAATATGAGGGCTGCCTGTTCGACCGCGCCGCCGAATTCCCTGAACTCGACGCCATCGCCACGCATTTCCAGGACAAAGGCGGCGCCATATGGGTCGCCGAGCATGATGGGGGCATCGTCGGCTCCATCGCCTGCGCCCCCACCGAAGACGCCGGCACGGTCGAACTGTTCAAGCTCTATGTCGCCCGCGAGATGCGCGGGCGGGGCCTTGCCCGTGCGCTGCTGGACCATGTGCTCGGCTTCGCCCGGGAGCGTAGCGCAAGCGCCGTGCGGCTGTTCACCGACACCCGCTTCCTCGACGCCCATCGCTTCTATGAGCGTCACGGCTTCCAGCGCCTGCCCGGCTCGCGGCCGCTCAACGACATCTCCAACAGTTTCGAATACCCATACCGCCTCAGCCTGCCGGGAGCGCGCTAA
- a CDS encoding DUF2076 domain-containing protein, with protein MNAEERALIDGLFDRMRSVENAPRDPEAEALIAQRLRDAPHAPYVLAQTVLVQDHALQAANARIEELEAQVRQPPPQEERGSFLGGLLGGSRGTSVPTAGQRPVGYDNPGQQPGYGQQAYQQGQPGYGQQGYGQQGFPQGQQGFGQQPPTGRFGGGMGGGGFLSSALTTAAGVAGGALLFDGIKSMMGGSGSPFGEAKAAETAAAATPAADATDKTDAGSGDSGSFWSNPWGDSSKDDKSGADDKTAAADTGAGNDQADPFPYEDDVASDDSDDSDSDFDGGDSDDSWA; from the coding sequence ATGAACGCCGAGGAACGCGCCCTCATAGACGGCCTGTTCGACCGCATGCGCAGCGTGGAGAACGCCCCGCGCGATCCCGAGGCCGAAGCCCTTATCGCCCAGCGGCTGCGCGATGCGCCGCACGCTCCTTATGTGCTGGCGCAGACCGTGCTGGTGCAGGACCATGCGCTGCAGGCGGCAAACGCCCGCATCGAGGAACTGGAAGCGCAGGTGCGCCAGCCGCCCCCGCAGGAGGAGCGCGGCTCCTTCCTTGGCGGCCTGCTCGGCGGCTCGCGCGGCACCTCGGTGCCGACCGCCGGCCAGCGCCCCGTCGGCTATGACAATCCCGGCCAGCAGCCGGGTTATGGCCAGCAGGCCTACCAGCAGGGCCAGCCGGGATACGGCCAGCAAGGATACGGCCAGCAAGGCTTCCCGCAGGGTCAGCAAGGCTTCGGCCAGCAGCCGCCCACGGGCCGCTTCGGCGGCGGCATGGGTGGCGGCGGCTTCCTGTCGTCCGCCCTGACCACGGCGGCGGGCGTCGCCGGCGGCGCGCTGCTGTTCGACGGCATCAAATCGATGATGGGCGGCTCCGGCAGCCCGTTCGGCGAGGCCAAGGCCGCCGAGACCGCTGCTGCGGCGACGCCGGCTGCGGATGCCACCGACAAGACCGATGCCGGCTCGGGTGACAGCGGCAGCTTCTGGAGCAATCCCTGGGGCGACAGCTCCAAGGACGACAAGAGCGGTGCCGACGACAAGACCGCGGCCGCGGACACCGGTGCCGGCAACGACCAGGCGGACCCGTTCCCCTACGAGGACGATGTCGCGTCGGACGATTCCGACGACTCTGACAGCGATTTCGACGGCGGCGATTCCGACGACAGCTGGGCCTGA
- a CDS encoding DMT family transporter produces MLPSRFGPAASAVAGIGLLSVMDGLVKFVGANHSTFQVAALRYAFGATIAFAIFRAARTPWPNLATFKPHAWRSVVVAVTSVTFFYSIMTLPLAVALTLSFTSPIFIALFAALLLHERPGGQIVFALGLGFAGVLVVLWDRLDTAGGASVPGIAAALVSSVSYALSMVALKSRASRDPITTIVLLQNALAGLLLAPVAATQFTMPSGVELLVFLFIGILGSCGHLCMAWAYGRADASRLGVFEYTAFVWAVAIGFLVFAEIPTLGTLLGATLIVGGAMLVSGGTKAKAVHEPEVEIGP; encoded by the coding sequence ATGCTCCCCTCGCGTTTTGGGCCCGCCGCCAGTGCCGTGGCGGGGATCGGGCTGCTTTCGGTGATGGACGGACTGGTGAAGTTCGTCGGCGCCAATCATTCCACCTTCCAGGTGGCGGCACTGCGCTATGCGTTCGGCGCCACTATAGCCTTCGCCATCTTCCGCGCCGCGCGCACGCCCTGGCCGAACCTTGCGACCTTCAAGCCGCACGCCTGGCGTTCCGTCGTAGTCGCGGTGACGAGCGTCACCTTCTTCTATTCGATCATGACGCTGCCGCTGGCGGTGGCGCTCACGCTCTCCTTCACCTCGCCGATCTTCATCGCGCTGTTCGCGGCGCTGCTGCTGCACGAGCGGCCGGGAGGCCAGATCGTCTTCGCGCTCGGGCTCGGCTTCGCCGGCGTGCTGGTGGTGCTGTGGGACCGGCTCGACACCGCGGGCGGCGCCTCGGTGCCTGGCATCGCCGCGGCACTGGTCTCCTCGGTCTCCTACGCGCTCTCCATGGTGGCGCTGAAGAGCCGCGCGTCGCGCGATCCCATCACCACCATCGTGCTGCTGCAGAACGCCCTTGCGGGCCTGCTGCTGGCTCCGGTGGCGGCGACGCAGTTCACCATGCCGAGCGGCGTCGAGCTCCTCGTCTTCCTGTTCATCGGCATCCTCGGCTCATGCGGCCACCTGTGCATGGCCTGGGCCTATGGCCGGGCCGATGCCAGCCGGCTCGGCGTGTTCGAATACACCGCCTTCGTCTGGGCAGTGGCGATCGGCTTTCTGGTCTTTGCGGAGATTCCGACGCTGGGCACCCTGCTCGGCGCCACGCTTATCGTCGGCGGCGCCATGCTGGTCTCAGGCGGCACCAAGGCAAAAGCAGTGCACGAGCCCGAGGTGGAGATCGGTCCTTAG